The following coding sequences are from one Xiphophorus couchianus chromosome 7, X_couchianus-1.0, whole genome shotgun sequence window:
- the LOC114148448 gene encoding gamma-crystallin M2-like isoform X10, with the protein MTNTNMNMRGKIIFYEERNFMGRHYECMSDCADMSSYMSRCHSCRVESGCFMVYDRPNYMGNQYFFRRGEYGDCMSMMGWRDWIRSCRMIPMHRGSYRMRIYERENFGGQMYEMMDDCDSIMDRYRMSDCMSCHVMDGHWLMYEQPHYRGRMMYMRPGEYRSFREMGYGGMRFMSMRRIMDSWY; encoded by the exons ATGACCAACACCAACATGAACATGAGGGGCAAG ATCATCTTCTACGAGGAGAGAAACTTTATGGGTCGCCACTATGAGTGCATGAGTGACTGTGCTGACATGTCCTCCTACATGAGCAGGTGTCACTCCTGCAGGGTGGAGAGCGGCTGCTTTATGGTCTACGACCGCCCCAACTACATGGGAAACCAGTACTTCTTCAGGAGGGGAGAGTATGGTGACTGTATGAGCATGATGGGTTGGAGGGACTGGATCAGATCTTGTCGTATGATCCCCATG cacAGAGGATCCTACAGGATGAGAATCTACGAGAGGGAGAACTTTGGTGGTCAGATGTATGAGATGATGGATGACTGTGACTCCATCATGGATCGCTACCGTATGTCTGACTGCATGTCCTGCCATGTGATGGATGGCCATTGGCTGATGTACGAGCAGCCTCACTACAGAGGCAGGATGATGTACATGAGGCCTGGAGAGTACAGGAGCTTCAGAGAGATGGGATATGGAGGCATGAGATTCATGAGCATGAGGAGGATCATGGATTCCTGGTATTAA
- the LOC114148448 gene encoding gamma-crystallin M2-like isoform X4 produces the protein MSTTETSQTDMNMRGKIIFYEERNFMGRHYECMSDCADMSSYMSRCHSCRVESGCFMVYDRPNYMGNQYFFRRGEYGDCMSMMGWRDWIRSCRMIPMHRGSYRMRIYERENFGGQMYEMMDDCDSIMDRYRMSDCMSCHVMDGHWLMYEQPHYRGRMMYMRPGEYRSFREMGYGGMRFMSMRRIMDSWY, from the exons ATGAGCACCACTGAGACGAGCCAAACTGACATGAACATGAGGGGCAAG ATCATCTTCTACGAGGAGAGAAACTTTATGGGTCGCCACTATGAGTGCATGAGTGACTGTGCTGACATGTCCTCCTACATGAGCAGGTGTCACTCCTGCAGGGTGGAGAGCGGCTGCTTTATGGTCTACGACCGCCCCAACTACATGGGAAACCAGTACTTCTTCAGGAGGGGAGAGTATGGTGACTGTATGAGCATGATGGGTTGGAGGGACTGGATCAGATCTTGTCGTATGATCCCCATG cacAGAGGATCCTACAGGATGAGAATCTACGAGAGGGAGAACTTTGGTGGTCAGATGTATGAGATGATGGATGACTGTGACTCCATCATGGATCGCTACCGTATGTCTGACTGCATGTCCTGCCATGTGATGGATGGCCATTGGCTGATGTACGAGCAGCCTCACTACAGAGGCAGGATGATGTACATGAGGCCTGGAGAGTACAGGAGCTTCAGAGAGATGGGATATGGAGGCATGAGATTCATGAGCATGAGGAGGATCATGGATTCCTGGTATTAA